From Arcticibacter tournemirensis, one genomic window encodes:
- the hemA gene encoding glutamyl-tRNA reductase, whose translation MKQLKVLAFTHQQIDLKDLGKFVICNQTLAVRLNSVREKFDIPEIFYIGTCNRVEFVFSGSMHITPAFVKDFIQTLDFCIPDDKLDDFVSKVRLFEDVDAFNHLLRVSCSLESLVVGEKEILAQVRKGYETCREAGFTGDYMRLIMSHIVKTAKEVYTETKISKNPVSVVSLAYRKLRDLNMCSNSRILIIGAGETNKCISKYLQKHKYSNFAVFNRTLSKAEELAKELNGEAFSITELINYKKGFDVIITCTSAVEPIITNEIYHSLLNGETDKKVIVDLAIPNDTHPEILERNPVHFIEVRSLQEIANQNMQERYQELVHAEVIIEQNINEFKPILKQRQIELAMREVPLKIKEIRRVAVNSVFADDIQQLDSNSREVLERVINYMEKKYISVPMVMAKEILVNNS comes from the coding sequence TTGAAACAGTTAAAAGTTTTAGCATTTACTCATCAGCAGATAGATTTAAAGGATTTAGGGAAGTTTGTGATCTGCAATCAGACGCTGGCTGTCAGATTAAATTCCGTAAGGGAGAAGTTTGACATACCTGAGATCTTCTATATAGGCACCTGTAATCGTGTGGAGTTCGTTTTCAGCGGCTCTATGCACATTACTCCTGCTTTCGTAAAAGATTTTATTCAAACCTTAGACTTTTGTATTCCTGACGATAAGTTAGATGATTTTGTTAGTAAGGTAAGATTATTCGAAGATGTAGATGCTTTCAATCATTTGCTTCGCGTTTCATGTTCTCTGGAAAGTTTAGTAGTAGGGGAGAAAGAAATACTCGCACAGGTACGCAAAGGGTATGAAACCTGCAGGGAAGCTGGCTTTACCGGGGATTATATGCGGCTGATTATGAGCCATATTGTAAAAACAGCCAAAGAGGTATACACAGAGACCAAGATTTCCAAAAATCCTGTTTCGGTGGTTTCGCTGGCCTATCGTAAGCTGCGCGATTTAAACATGTGTTCAAATTCCCGGATCCTTATTATTGGTGCGGGTGAAACCAATAAGTGCATTTCAAAATACCTGCAAAAACATAAATATTCCAACTTCGCGGTATTTAACCGTACGCTTTCTAAGGCAGAAGAACTTGCCAAAGAGCTTAATGGCGAAGCCTTCAGCATTACAGAACTTATAAATTATAAAAAGGGATTCGACGTAATTATTACTTGCACCAGTGCCGTTGAGCCTATTATTACGAACGAGATATATCACTCGCTTCTCAATGGAGAAACCGATAAAAAGGTGATCGTAGATCTGGCTATTCCTAACGATACTCATCCCGAGATCCTCGAGCGAAATCCGGTTCACTTTATCGAGGTACGCAGCCTTCAGGAGATTGCCAATCAGAATATGCAGGAACGTTACCAGGAACTGGTACATGCAGAAGTGATTATAGAACAAAATATTAACGAGTTTAAGCCGATTTTGAAGCAACGCCAGATTGAGCTTGCTATGAGAGAGGTGCCGTTAAAGATTAAAGAGATCAGGAGAGTTGCGGTTAATTCTGTATTTGCCGACGATATTCAGCAGCTTGACAGTAATTCAAGGGAAGTACTAGAGAGGGTGATTAACTACATGGAAAAAAAATATATCAGTGTTCCAATGGTTATGGCTAAAGAAATCCTCGTTAACAACAGCTAA
- a CDS encoding RNA polymerase sigma factor gives MNQVEDSEILLKFSNKETRNEAFGLLLKKYQQKIYWHIRRLVINHDDADDLVQDVFIKVWKNLDNFQSNSQLYTWLYRIATNECLTFLNKKKQQNNMPLDEVAYDLADSLAEGSYFDGNHAQMKLQKALLTLPEKQRLVFNMKYFDDLKYEEISDVLGTSVGALKASFHHAVKKIEAYLSNND, from the coding sequence ATGAATCAAGTTGAAGACTCAGAAATACTTTTAAAGTTCTCGAATAAGGAGACCCGGAACGAGGCTTTTGGCTTGCTCTTAAAAAAGTATCAGCAAAAAATTTACTGGCATATCCGGCGTCTGGTAATAAATCATGACGATGCCGATGACCTGGTACAAGACGTATTTATCAAAGTGTGGAAGAATCTGGATAACTTTCAAAGTAATTCACAGCTTTATACATGGCTTTACAGGATTGCAACTAACGAATGCCTTACTTTCCTCAATAAAAAGAAACAACAGAATAATATGCCCCTTGACGAAGTAGCTTACGACCTTGCCGATTCGCTGGCTGAGGGCTCTTATTTTGACGGCAATCATGCTCAGATGAAGTTACAGAAGGCATTGTTAACCCTTCCCGAAAAACAGCGGCTTGTATTTAACATGAAATATTTTGACGACTTGAAATATGAAGAGATATCCGACGTACTTGGAACCAGTGTAGGGGCTCTTAAAGCGTCCTTTCATCATGCAGTAAAAAAAATTGAGGCTTATTTATCAAACAATGATTAA
- a CDS encoding alpha/beta hydrolase family protein, producing the protein MNVTSYTIEGAEGRSIPIDITSPETGSKGLLVIFVHGFKGFKDWGTHSLTAEYFAERGFDFLKFNFSHAGISANSTNGMFDDLNAFSLNTFSKELFDLDQVITFASSGRSFPSPDHIFIIGHSLGGAISVIQTAEDKRIDKLVTWASVSNLRNLWSNEQEEAWRKNGTLYIHNTRTNQQMPLSIEILEDLNHHSERLDVLNAARSVEKPWLIVHGDADTSIAPEQAHELNRQQELARILLIEGGDHVFGGRHPWTEKALPEKLKEACDATVDFLKG; encoded by the coding sequence ATGAACGTAACATCTTATACAATAGAGGGGGCCGAAGGCCGGTCCATCCCCATTGACATAACTTCTCCCGAAACGGGCAGTAAAGGGCTGCTTGTTATTTTTGTTCATGGATTTAAAGGGTTCAAAGACTGGGGGACGCATTCATTAACGGCTGAATATTTCGCTGAGCGGGGTTTCGATTTTCTAAAATTCAACTTCTCCCACGCAGGCATTAGTGCAAACAGTACTAATGGCATGTTCGACGACCTGAATGCCTTTAGCCTGAATACCTTTTCGAAAGAATTGTTCGACCTCGACCAGGTTATTACCTTTGCCAGCAGCGGAAGGTCGTTTCCCTCGCCGGATCACATTTTTATTATCGGCCACAGTCTTGGCGGAGCTATCAGCGTTATCCAAACTGCAGAAGACAAAAGGATTGATAAACTGGTAACATGGGCCTCTGTTAGTAATTTAAGAAACTTATGGAGTAATGAACAGGAAGAAGCATGGAGAAAAAACGGTACTCTATATATTCACAATACCAGAACAAACCAGCAAATGCCTTTAAGCATTGAAATACTGGAAGACCTCAACCACCATTCTGAAAGGCTGGATGTTTTGAACGCTGCCCGAAGTGTAGAAAAACCGTGGCTCATTGTCCACGGAGATGCGGATACAAGTATAGCTCCTGAGCAGGCACATGAGCTAAACAGGCAGCAGGAACTTGCGCGGATTTTGCTCATTGAAGGGGGTGATCATGTTTTCGGAGGAAGGCATCCCTGGACCGAAAAAGCCCTGCCCGAGAAATTAAAGGAGGCATGCGATGCAACGGTTGACTTCCTAAAGGGATAA